The genomic window TTTAAGGCTTCTTTGCTCTCGTTCTTGAATATAAATCCATTTTCTCCATGGTGCAAAAAGGTGCTTGTGGCGCCAATGGCCGAGGAGCACACCATAGGGAAGCCTGCCACCGCCATTTCGTGCACTACTACGCCCCAGGGCTCAAATCGGCTGGGCAGTACAAATACGCCTGTTTCATTTAGGTATTGCGGCATATCCGTGGGCTGCACAAAACCATGGTGCTTAATTTGGGGGTGGGAGGGACGCTGGTCGTATTGCTCACCGGCCCCCAGGCACCATAGTTCCCATGGCGATGGTGTTTCACTTTGAATCTCTATAAAGGCATCAAATAGTAAATCCAATCCCTTAGCCGTGATGTAACGTCCCACATACAACAGGCGCTGAGGTACGGTAGTTTGGGCTGCTTTTTTTTCATAGACCTTGGAGAAAGAGGCGGTATCGGCACTGTAAAATCCGGTTTGTATCTTCGCTCCAAAACCCAGTTTGCGCGCGTAAACGGCTTGCGGTTCTCCCGGCACCCAGGCATGGGAGAAATGTTTTTTCAGGTAAAAGGGCGAAATCAAACGGGCTACCTGTTGCCTGAAGCTTCCGTTCCACTGGTTGTCTAAGGTTAATACGGTAGGCACTTGGTTAAAAAAGTGCTTGGCTACTTTTAGATAGCCTTTGTCCACCCATCCGCTGACGATGATTTTATCGGGGTTGATACCTATCACCAAATCAAGCAATTGTTCATCAGTGTAATTGGGGCGGTCGTAGATAGTGACTCCTTCCGGAATGTCGAATTCAAAAGGGGCTTCTTTGTTTACAGGCCAGCGCACCACATGTACTTGCGTATTCTTATCGGCCAATGCCCTAAAGCAGCTCATCACGTAGCCGGCCAGTTCGGTATAAAGGAATAGTATTTTCATGATATTAGGTTGTTAGGTATAGGGTATAGGGTTTAGGTAATAGGTTATGGGGTGTTGGACCTAGGACTTTGGCCTTTGACGGCAGCAAAAGATAGGTAATTGTCTGGTGTCCTACAATATGTGATGCTTTGTACATAGTGTGCTTATTTCTTTTAAAGTAATTTATCAATTGAATATATTGTTAGCGTTTTGAGGTTATTAGCGCGTTTAACATTTTTAATATTTCCATGCTTTTAAGCTCCAGAAGGTCAAGTTTAGATTTTTGAATATATCCTCTACGAAAAAAAATGTTTAGTACAGTAATTGCTTCAAATAATGAACCTCTGGCAAAATGTAGAAAACGAACAAAATCTTTATTAGAAAAACGCCCTTTACCTTCGGCTATATTCTGGGGCACGGAGCATGAGCATGATTCTAACTGTTCGCATAAGCGAAAATGTCCTTTAATGGCTTCAGTAATTTGAAGACATTCGTCAGCGAAATCCATGGCCTTCTGCCAAACTACCAAATTCTTAAAGCTAAATTCGTCCATCTCTTATTCAATTTATCAAATTTTACCTTTGTATGGGTATAGGTGATACATCGAAAGATATAGGGTAAAATGAAATCCTATAACCCACTCCCTATAACAACCTATTACCTAAACCCCACATCCTAAACCCTAAACCCTATCTCCTAATTCCTCACGCTCATAAAACGCACTATTGCTCAGCAAACTCAAAATAATAACCAACTGAATGGTAAAGGGGTTCATACTTGCGGCCAGCCAGCTTTCTACGGTGGTAGACAGGATAATGCCGAACAAAACTGCCCATACCACCGGGGTAAAGAGCGAAGCACGATAAAAGTTTTTTAGCCAGCCCCATACAAAGGCCACCAATCCCACTAAGCCGGTATCTAACCAAATAGTCAGGTAGCTGTTGTGCACATTGCCTTGATGCCCTTTGTTCAGGAAGTAATCCGCATATTGGTGCATCAGGTGCTCAGTATATCCAAAACCTTTGCCCCACCAATAGTTGTATTGTATGTGTTGCCAGGCAAATTCAAAGGCCACTACACGTCCCGATCCCTTCTCCAGGGTGTCTATCCTAAAATAGTCTTCCAGGCCCATGGAGGCAATTATTTCTATGGCATTGTTTACCACCAGCTGGTACGATATAAAAATAGCAATCATAACCACAAAGCCCACCAAGGTGTTGCGTTGGAATAATATAAAACCGGCCAAAAATAAAAAGGAAGAGAAGATACCGCCACGGCTCCCCGCAAAAATGAGCGAAAGGCCTATGGCACCCAAAATTATATAATGTTCGGCCCGGGTAAAATAATGCCGGTGAAACCGGTGGATGAGCATATACATCATTAAAAAGCAAAAGGCAAAGATGCCCAGTCCGTTGGGATTGCCCAGCAGACCGCTGAAACGCTCCCCCTTGAAAATGACCATGCCGGGCAACACGAAGCGCAATGCCAGGCCTATGAGCAGTACCAGGGTGCCGGTGGTTACCAATCCGCGTAAAAAGCGCTCTTTGTTTATTAGTAGCAATCGATCCACCAACTGCGGTACCACAAAAAGGACTAAAAAGTAGGAAAAAGTTTTTTGTAGAGAGGTAAATTGTACAGGACTGTTAAAAACGCAATAAACGGCAATAACAAAAAACAGGATAAAAGAATGGTAAAAGTGGTTTTTAGGCCAATACGCCCGTTCTTCCCATATCAGGTAGGCTACCACCACCATGGCCACCGGTTTAACGGTTTGGGCAAAGCCAAAGAAATACTGGCGGCTGTCGGACAACAGGAACAAAAACCATAGCCCCAACAGCAATAGCAGATGAGCCTGCTTTTGGCGAAACGTAAATATATGCAAGGGTATGATGACCAGCGCGGCGGTTGACGAGGCCATGCCGATTATAGTCCACACCAACAGGGTAAGGAAGAGTTTTTTTTCGTAGATTAGGTAGTTTATCATTTTAGATCAATAGGTAGTTAGATCAATAGGTCGTTAGGTTGATATATCGTTAGGTTGATAGGCGGTGCAAGGTTAACGGTACACGGTTAATGGTTTGTCGGTGTGCGTTATGTGGTGCATGGCTTGATGATTTTTTGTTTATGCAAAAAAAGCAAAGAAAATAGTAACGGCAAAGGTCACGTTTAAATTAACGGCAAAGGTCACAATAATTTCACGGCTCGCTATGATATTTGTGATATCGCAAAATATTTATAAAAAGGCAGCACGCTTATACTGCAGTCAGATTCTGTTATTGTCTCCTCCTCATCCAGTGTGATGATGGTGCCACGATCAATCTTCAGAAAATGACATGCGTTAACAAGGCCTTTTATTTCTCTTGTGCGTGTTGTCTACGATCTTGATTCGTGAGATAAATTAAGTAAGAAGAACCAAGGTAATATCTTTTTATTGGTAAAAATTACTAAAGTTTATGATGTTTGATATTGATTAGAGTAAAGGTTGTTCTGCACACACTTCTAAGTTTTCCGTATATGATCTTAAAAATTATTCTTTTTCAGGAAAGCCCTTAGATGCAGGTGTTGAATACCTTTATATGGACCTATCTGAACAGGATCGAGCGAAACCACATATTTGGGGTAATTATCTTTTATGAGCAGTAAGTTGCCAAATTCCCGTAATTTCACCTTTTCGTCCGGTATCAAATAAGCTACCTGGATATATAGTTTTTCACCGTCTTTTTCTGCAATAAAGTCTATTTCGAGCTCTTTCATTACCCCAACATATACTTCGTATCCCAAAGTCTTTAGGTGGGCAAACACTACATTTTCCAATACATCGGGCACCGAATAATGATGCAGCCCAAGAAGGGCGTTGCGCAAGCCCCAATCTTCGAAATAGTATTTATTATTGATCTCAAATACCTTTTTTGAATGTACATCCACCCTGTTAACTTTATACAGTAAAAAGGCGTTTTGTAGGTGCTGCATGTACGCTAAAACTACCTTTGTGGATATATCAACTTTCTGTGATTTTAGATAATCGCTTATTTTTTTTGATGTTATAAGGTTGCCGGTGTTCGAAGCCGTATATAAGATGAGACGTTCAAAAAAATCAATGTTCCGTATTTTATAACGTGATATCACATCTTTAAACAGTATGGTGGAGAGTATGTTTTTTAGATAATCAAAGATGACTAGATCATTTTTTTGTAAGTTTTTAACGTAGGGCAGCCCTCCCCATCTTAAATATTTATACATGTTTTCGTCATGGTCTTCAAAATCGTGAAATTTTAAAAATTCAATATATGACAAAGAGTTGATTTGGATTTCGATATAACGCCCGCTTAACATGGTGGCCAGATCGCCCGAAAGCATATCTGCATTGCTGCCGGTGATGTATATGTCGGCTTTGTTTTGGTTCTGAAAGTGGCGCAATGCTTTCTGAAAAGCACTAATCTCTTGTATTTCATCGATAAATAGATAATTACTTTTCGATGCGTCAAGCCGCTCTTCTACATATTCAATCAGATGGTGATAGGTGCTGATATGGTCAAAATCATATAATTCTTTGTCGATATAAATGATATTGGCCGAAGGGTTACCTTTGAGTATATGATTGATGGTTGATTTTATTAAATACGATTTGCCGACCCTGCGCTGGCCAACAAATACTTTGATTAGATCTTTGTCAACATAGCTTTTTATTTTGTCCAAATATCTTAGTCTATCTATCGCTTCCATAAGTAAAAGTTTTATGCGAATGTACGAAAGATTTACTTACAAGTAAAACTTATAGACTTTTGGCTTTAAGTTTAACTTATAAAGACCTAAATGTATTAAAGTGCTGATAGGCAAATAAGGCGTTGAAGCGGAGTGTATTGGTCAACGAATTAAAGCTAAATATTACTGCAGGGCAGTGTTTTTTGTCAACACCGTACATTATTTAATGACTTTTATATTATCACGATAAGTCAGGATTGATTTGTATAGGTTGCCATAATAGCTGGTGTTAAAGGTGTATTGCAAAGTTACAAAAACAATACTGCAATTAAGACCGAGCCTTACGTACTAAAGGCCGGCAGATCCGGGTTAGCGGAGTTATCAGCTAATGTGTCAGCGAATTAGCACGAATTTACGCGAATTAGAACTGCTGTGCAGTTTGGTTTTTGTCAGCGAATTAGCACAAATTACTGCTGCGCATTTCGCTATCAGGAGCTACGCGCGCTGACAGGTTTATACTTTCTTCCAAGGGTTTATAATCATTCGTAAAAACCTGTCCGGCTCCCTGATAGAATCGTGTTAATTAGTTGATCTAATTTCTACCGACCTCTCCGGGTGCAAGCACGCCGAAGGGGCTATGTCCTGCCGGGTTGATATTGTCAAAGCTAATTTTGTTAGTGGGTTTAAAGTTTCAGAGCTTAAGTTCTCGGCTACCGTTATTTCGCATAGGTTAACGCCAATCCGTCAAGGGCCGGACAAGGTTGGTCTTCTTTCGCTAAAGCTATGGCGGACGAGGTTATTAGGTCAGCAGGTTAATACGATTTATTACTGCTGCGCAGTTTCTCTACTGATATTCATTTAACAAAAGGAAGTCGGCGATGTGTATGTGCCTTACTCCCTCGATATTATCCTGCCAAAGCGTATCCATGGTTACCACATATTTGGGGTAGTTGTCCTTTATCTCTAGTAAGGGTTTGAATTCTCTCTCAATGGTCGATTGCTCTGCCAATAAATATGAAACCTGAATATAAAGAGTTTTGTTACCTTTTATTGCAACAAAGTCAATTTCGGTGTTGTGGAGCTTACCCACAAACACCTTGTAATCACATCGCAGTAATTCCAGCATAACAATGTTTTCGAGGACACCTGCTATAATGCGATCTTTGTATCCCATAACTGCATAAATCAAGGCAGAGTCGGCTGCAAAATATTTTTCCTGTGTCTTTAAAATTTCTTTGCCTTTTACATCAAAACGGTTTAATTTATGAATGATGAATGCACTTTCGAGAGCAGCCAAATAGTTATATATGGTATTGATATCTACTTTTCGGTACTGGCTTTTAAAATAATCCGCTACCTTTTTGCCGGAGAATTTACTTCCAATATTGTCGAAAACATATTTTACAACACGCTCTAACAGCTCAATGTCCCGTATCTTGTTACGCTGAATGGTATCCCTTAGGATGACAGAGGAATATATGTCAAAAACAATTTTGTATGCGGTATCGTACGAGTAATCCGAGATGTGTAATACAGGAAAGCCCCCTGTCCGTAAATATATTTCAAATTCCTTATAATTATCAGTGATTTCCCGCTTACGTTCTTTCTTAAAAAAAAGATACTCCTTAAATGATAAAGGGAAAATATGAAATTCGATATATCTACCGGCCAAGTAGGTGGCAAGTTCTGAGGATAATAAATTGGAGTTGGAACCGGTTATATAAATATCCACGTTAAAATCTACCATGAATGAATTAATCGCCTTTTCCCAGTTGTTCACTTCTTGTATCTCGTCAAATATTAAGTAATAGCGCTTGGGAGCTGATATTTTAGAACTTATATGTGTGTGCAACGAAATCGCATCGCTTAAATTGAAATTCCTGAAACTTTCAAAATTGATGTATATAATTTGATCTTTACTTATGCCTCGCGACATCAGGTCTTTAGAAAGCAGCATAAGTATCGTGGATTTGCCGCTTCT from Saccharicrinis carchari includes these protein-coding regions:
- a CDS encoding ATP-binding protein; the encoded protein is MLTRNLYINKIQHYIDKPFVKVITGIRRSGKSTILMLLSKDLMSRGISKDQIIYINFESFRNFNLSDAISLHTHISSKISAPKRYYLIFDEIQEVNNWEKAINSFMVDFNVDIYITGSNSNLLSSELATYLAGRYIEFHIFPLSFKEYLFFKKERKREITDNYKEFEIYLRTGGFPVLHISDYSYDTAYKIVFDIYSSVILRDTIQRNKIRDIELLERVVKYVFDNIGSKFSGKKVADYFKSQYRKVDINTIYNYLAALESAFIIHKLNRFDVKGKEILKTQEKYFAADSALIYAVMGYKDRIIAGVLENIVMLELLRCDYKVFVGKLHNTEIDFVAIKGNKTLYIQVSYLLAEQSTIEREFKPLLEIKDNYPKYVVTMDTLWQDNIEGVRHIHIADFLLLNEYQ
- a CDS encoding O-antigen ligase family protein, whose product is MINYLIYEKKLFLTLLVWTIIGMASSTAALVIIPLHIFTFRQKQAHLLLLLGLWFLFLLSDSRQYFFGFAQTVKPVAMVVVAYLIWEERAYWPKNHFYHSFILFFVIAVYCVFNSPVQFTSLQKTFSYFLVLFVVPQLVDRLLLINKERFLRGLVTTGTLVLLIGLALRFVLPGMVIFKGERFSGLLGNPNGLGIFAFCFLMMYMLIHRFHRHYFTRAEHYIILGAIGLSLIFAGSRGGIFSSFLFLAGFILFQRNTLVGFVVMIAIFISYQLVVNNAIEIIASMGLEDYFRIDTLEKGSGRVVAFEFAWQHIQYNYWWGKGFGYTEHLMHQYADYFLNKGHQGNVHNSYLTIWLDTGLVGLVAFVWGWLKNFYRASLFTPVVWAVLFGIILSTTVESWLAASMNPFTIQLVIILSLLSNSAFYEREELGDRV
- a CDS encoding four helix bundle protein encodes the protein MDEFSFKNLVVWQKAMDFADECLQITEAIKGHFRLCEQLESCSCSVPQNIAEGKGRFSNKDFVRFLHFARGSLFEAITVLNIFFRRGYIQKSKLDLLELKSMEILKMLNALITSKR
- a CDS encoding glycosyltransferase family 4 protein, yielding MKILFLYTELAGYVMSCFRALADKNTQVHVVRWPVNKEAPFEFDIPEGVTIYDRPNYTDEQLLDLVIGINPDKIIVSGWVDKGYLKVAKHFFNQVPTVLTLDNQWNGSFRQQVARLISPFYLKKHFSHAWVPGEPQAVYARKLGFGAKIQTGFYSADTASFSKVYEKKAAQTTVPQRLLYVGRYITAKGLDLLFDAFIEIQSETPSPWELWCLGAGEQYDQRPSHPQIKHHGFVQPTDMPQYLNETGVFVLPSRFEPWGVVVHEMAVAGFPMVCSSAIGATSTFLHHGENGFIFKNESKEALKTALKKVMNMDQATLKNMSLRSHELGMKHTPDIWAQIVI
- a CDS encoding ATP-binding protein, which translates into the protein MEAIDRLRYLDKIKSYVDKDLIKVFVGQRRVGKSYLIKSTINHILKGNPSANIIYIDKELYDFDHISTYHHLIEYVEERLDASKSNYLFIDEIQEISAFQKALRHFQNQNKADIYITGSNADMLSGDLATMLSGRYIEIQINSLSYIEFLKFHDFEDHDENMYKYLRWGGLPYVKNLQKNDLVIFDYLKNILSTILFKDVISRYKIRNIDFFERLILYTASNTGNLITSKKISDYLKSQKVDISTKVVLAYMQHLQNAFLLYKVNRVDVHSKKVFEINNKYYFEDWGLRNALLGLHHYSVPDVLENVVFAHLKTLGYEVYVGVMKELEIDFIAEKDGEKLYIQVAYLIPDEKVKLREFGNLLLIKDNYPKYVVSLDPVQIGPYKGIQHLHLRAFLKKNNF